One part of the Astatotilapia calliptera chromosome 9, fAstCal1.2, whole genome shotgun sequence genome encodes these proteins:
- the LOC113029487 gene encoding gastrula zinc finger protein XlCGF8.2DB-like, whose translation MDDINQKHPAPASKDEPAAIPVEKTFPAMKQIRRRKRANGEDRSLSCDQCGKSFTQKGHLKSHQLIHTGVKPFSCDQCGKTFTLRWSLKLHQVIHTGFKAFNCDQCEKSFTLRCTLKRHQLIHTGVKPFSCDQCGKTFSLRCNLKKHQLLHTGVKPFSCDQCGMSFTRKGHLKRHYMIHVGGKSFICDLCGKAFMDRDHLERHQGIHSEVKPFTCDQCGNSFTQKSNLKAHQLIHSGYKQFSCDQCGKAFTSMTGLNSHQLIHSRVKSFVCGDCGKAFTRMTSLKSHQRTHSRVKSFVCDQCGKSFIHYKSLLSHQKTHKVSSCEKSGRPMGHYPDRVHLNTVGETGVLNKSSSGCCVKLKKLEIRLHRIQL comes from the coding sequence atggatgacatcaaccAAAAACATCCAGCACCAGCAAGTAAAGATGAGCCAGCGGCGATCCCTGTGGAAAAGACTTTTCCTGCTATGAAGCAGATCAGAAGACGCAAGCGCGCCAACGGGGAGGACAGAAGCTtgagctgtgatcagtgtggaaagtcttttactcaGAAAGGTCACTTGAAATCACATCAGCTGATCCACACCGGTgtgaaaccattcagctgtgatcaatGTGGGAAGACCTTTACTCTTAGATGGAGCTTAAAATtacatcaggtcatccacactggatttAAAGCTTTCAACTGTGATCAGTGTGAAAAGTCTTTTACTCTGAGATGCACCTTAAAAAGACATCAGCTGATCCACACCGGTGTGAAgccattcagctgtgatcaatGTGGAAAGACCTTTAGTCTAAGatgcaacttaaaaaaacatcagctaCTCCACACCGGTgtgaaaccattcagctgtgatcagtgtgggatgTCTTTTACTCGAAAAGGTCACTTAAAGAGACATTATATGATCCATGTTGGAGGTAAATCATTTATCTGTGATCTGTGTGGAAAGGCTTTTATGGATAGAGATCACTTAGAGAGACATCAGGGCATCCACAGTGAAGTTAAACCTTTcacctgtgatcagtgtggaaattCTTTTACTCAGAAGAGCAACTTAAAAGCacatcagctcatccacagtggatatAAACagttcagctgtgatcagtgtggaaaggctTTTACGTCTATGACTGGCTTAAACTCacatcagctcatccactcTCGAGTTAAATCATTTGTATGTGGTGACTGTGGAAAGGCTTTTACTCGTATGACTAGCTTAAAATCACATCAGCGCACCCACTCTCGAGTTAAATCATTTGtatgtgatcagtgtggaaagtctttcatCCATTACAAAAGTCTATTGAGCCATCAAAAGACCCACAAAGTGTCCTCCTGTGAGAAAAGTGGCAGACCAATGGGACATTACCCTGACAGGGTTCATTTGAACACAGTGGGAGAAACGGGGGTTCTGAACAAAAGTTCTTCTGGATGCTGCGTCAAACTtaaaaagcttgagatcaggcttCACAGAATTCAGCTTTAA
- the LOC113029507 gene encoding zinc finger protein 91-like: protein MSFAEKDQHGARSQRSQEADKPHRRKRDKTYTCDDCGKGFTWKVSLKKHQVIHTGERPFSCDLCGKSFRQPGSLKRHQLIHSGVKEHTCNQCGKCFSRKEGLEEHRRIHSGVKQYSCDQCGKVFAHRSGLWTHQVAHSGIKAYSCEVCGKTFSQVGHRNAHLRIHTKEDVYYCEQCGKVFMTNRDLKIHKFTHTGERPYKCDVCDKAFKDPSSLKAHQQIHTRKKLYKCSYCEKQSDTDGSSSQPCHHCGGGKAFHCDICGKTFNWQRSPKIHQRRHTGHKLKYCKECGKGFPTAGELKRHELIHSSIKMNLCDQCGSSFTTAGELKAHKRVHTGEKPYKCRHCDRSFSRANTRNDHERTHIEGNFSCDQCDKSFKNLSSYSKHKRSHSANKLFQCDQCVKPFTSLSALTKHLHDHAGLKSLLPLDHNKSEQTERTSS from the exons ATGAGTTTTGCAGAAAAG gaccaacatggagcgagaagtcagcgctctcaggaggccgacaaacctcacagaagaaagagagacaaaacatACACCTGTGACGATTGTGGGAAAGGTTTTACCTGGAAGgtctcattaaaaaaacatcaagtcattcacactggagagagaccgtttagctgtgacttgtgtggaaagtcttttagaCAGCCTGGAAGTTTAAAAAGACACCAGCTCATTCATAGTGGAGTTAAAGAACATACTTGCAATCAGTGTGGGAAGTGTTTCTCTCGGAAAGAAGGGTTGGAAGAGCACAGACGTATCCACAGTGGCGTTAAAcagtacagctgtgatcagtgtggtaaAGTCTTTGCTCACCGTAGCGGCTTATGGACTCATCAAGTtgcccactctggaattaaggcatacagctgtgaggtTTGTGGAAAAACCTTCAGCCAAGTAGGGCACCGAAATgcacacctacgcattcacaccaaaGAGGATGTGTACTACTGTGAACAGTGTGGAAAAGTGTTTATGACAAACAGAGACTTAAAAATCCACAAATTCActcacactggagagagaccttataaatgtgacgTGTGCGATAAGGCTTTTAAAGATCCAAGTTCCCTCAAAGcgcaccaacagatccacaccaggaagaaactctacaagtgcagttactgcgag aagcagagcgacacagatggatccagttctcaaccctgtcatcactgtggtggtgggaaagcgTTTCATTGtgacatttgtggaaaaactttcaattGGCAAAGGAGCCCAAAAAtacatcaacgtagacacactggacACAAACTCAagtactgcaaagaatgtgggaaagGCTTCCCCACAGCAGGCGAATTAAAGCGCCATGAACTCATTCACAGTAGCATTAAAATGAACctctgtgaccagtgtgggtcatccttcaccactgcaggtGAGCTTAAAGCTCAtaaacgagtccacacaggagagaaaccatacaagtgcagacactgtgacagaaGCTTCTCTCGTGCAAATACTCGTAATGATCATGAACGTACACACATTGAAGGAAacttcagctgtgaccagtgtgacaagagcttcaagaatctcagttcatactccaaACACAAACGATCGCACTCTGCAAATAAGCTATTTCAGTGTGACCAATGTGTAAAACCGttcacttcattatctgctctgACCAAACATCTGCATGATCATGCAGGACTAAAATCTTTGCTGCCATTGGATCACAACAAATCTGAACAGACAGAAAGAACCTCTTCCTGA